In Desulfosporosinus sp. Sb-LF, one DNA window encodes the following:
- a CDS encoding ABC transporter permease: protein MTFMVLQGSFELGIIYAIMALGVFISFRTLNMPDLSVDGSFVLGAAVSAVMSSNGHPFLSLGIAFLAGCGAGCITALLHTKLKIQPLLAGILTMLALYSLNLKVMGGRANIPLMNKATVFNVLEKTALGDYSKLIFSLAVLLLMLLLLFLFLNTRLGFVLRATGDNDHMVRALGVNTDSVILMGLALSNGLVALSGALIAQSQSFVDVGMGIGMVVIGLASVIIGEVVFGTKTLLRRLIAVVLGSILYRLIIAFALEIGMPPTDLKLVSAVIVALAMAMPIIKKRLSVVKRKLTVTHHERSK from the coding sequence ATGACCTTCATGGTGTTACAGGGTTCCTTTGAACTAGGAATAATCTATGCAATCATGGCCCTAGGGGTTTTTATATCCTTTAGAACGCTCAATATGCCTGACCTGAGTGTGGACGGCAGTTTTGTCCTTGGAGCTGCGGTTTCTGCTGTCATGAGTAGCAACGGACATCCGTTTCTTAGCTTGGGAATCGCATTTTTGGCGGGATGTGGAGCAGGGTGTATCACGGCATTACTCCATACCAAATTAAAGATTCAGCCACTTTTAGCAGGAATCCTGACCATGTTGGCTCTCTATTCTTTGAACTTGAAGGTGATGGGGGGCAGAGCCAACATCCCCCTGATGAATAAGGCAACAGTTTTCAATGTCTTAGAGAAAACTGCCCTTGGTGATTATAGCAAGTTAATTTTCTCGTTGGCAGTGTTATTATTAATGCTCCTATTGCTATTCCTCTTTCTAAACACGAGACTTGGGTTTGTTTTAAGAGCAACGGGTGACAATGACCATATGGTAAGAGCGCTAGGCGTTAATACGGATTCAGTGATTCTCATGGGGTTGGCTCTTTCTAATGGATTAGTGGCCTTGTCCGGTGCGCTGATAGCTCAGTCTCAATCGTTCGTGGATGTTGGTATGGGGATTGGTATGGTCGTGATCGGGCTGGCCTCAGTGATTATTGGGGAAGTGGTTTTTGGCACAAAGACTCTGCTTAGAAGGCTTATCGCGGTCGTTCTGGGGTCCATTCTTTATCGATTGATTATCGCCTTTGCACTTGAAATCGGAATGCCCCCGACAGATTTAAAGCTTGTTTCAGCGGTTATTGTTGCCTTGGCAATGGCTATGCCCATCATTAAGAAGCGCCTTTCTGTTGTGAAGCGGAAGTTAACGGTGACACATCATGAAAGGAGCAAATAA
- a CDS encoding ATP-binding cassette domain-containing protein: MLRVEALRKTFGQGSNNEKVALDEVNLALQEGEFVTIIGGNGAGKSTLLNCISGVYEIDEGKIIINSVDMTFDPEFKRSKHIGRVFQDPLRGTAYDMTIEENLAIAFAKGKSVGLSPGVTKKDTIHFKERLKLLDLGLENRIKQKVGLLSGGQRQALTLLMATIVKPKLLLLDEHTAALDPTIARKVLDLTRKIVSEEKLCTLMITHNMKASLEFGTRTIMMHEGKIIMDLQGQERSNMTVDRLIEQFEKKSGEELDNDRMLLS; the protein is encoded by the coding sequence ATGCTTAGAGTAGAAGCGTTACGTAAGACGTTTGGTCAAGGAAGCAACAATGAAAAAGTGGCTCTTGATGAAGTCAACCTAGCCCTGCAAGAAGGGGAATTTGTGACGATTATCGGAGGCAATGGTGCCGGGAAATCCACACTGCTTAACTGTATCTCTGGGGTATATGAAATAGATGAGGGTAAGATTATCATAAATTCGGTGGATATGACATTCGATCCAGAGTTTAAACGCTCCAAACATATCGGGAGGGTGTTTCAAGATCCATTGAGGGGAACGGCCTATGATATGACAATCGAAGAAAACTTAGCCATCGCTTTTGCCAAGGGGAAATCGGTGGGTTTAAGTCCAGGGGTGACGAAAAAGGATACTATCCATTTCAAGGAGCGACTAAAGCTCCTTGATCTGGGTCTTGAGAATCGAATCAAGCAGAAGGTAGGACTCCTTTCTGGTGGACAGCGGCAAGCCCTTACGCTTTTGATGGCGACGATTGTAAAACCTAAGCTTTTGCTTCTTGACGAACACACAGCAGCCCTCGATCCGACAATTGCACGGAAGGTCTTGGATTTGACTCGTAAAATTGTCTCTGAGGAGAAACTTTGTACATTAATGATCACCCATAATATGAAAGCTTCGTTGGAATTCGGGACAAGGACGATTATGATGCATGAAGGGAAAATCATCATGGATCTTCAAGGTCAGGAGAGAAGCAATATGACCGTGGATCGACTGATCGAGCAGTTTGAGAAAAAAAGCGGAGAAGAGCTTGATAATGACAGAATGCTTTTGAGTTAA
- a CDS encoding GNAT family N-acetyltransferase — MDEKGCVSSIDTKLNDLKLRFAEIKDVILILGFIKELADYEKMLNEVVATEEVLRESLFERKMAEVIIGEYKGIPIGFALFFHNFSTFLGRPGIYLEDLYVKPEMRGMGIGKTMLSFLAKLAVDRKCGRLEWWCLDWNKPSIQFYKQLGAVPMDEWTVYRVDDQALNHLARNFDE, encoded by the coding sequence ATGGATGAAAAAGGATGCGTTAGTTCAATCGATACTAAGTTGAATGATTTAAAATTAAGATTCGCGGAGATAAAGGATGTTATTCTGATTTTAGGGTTCATCAAGGAATTGGCTGACTATGAAAAAATGCTGAATGAAGTTGTAGCAACAGAAGAAGTTTTAAGAGAATCTCTGTTTGAACGGAAAATGGCTGAGGTTATTATTGGCGAATACAAAGGTATTCCGATTGGTTTTGCTTTATTCTTTCACAATTTTTCTACGTTCTTAGGAAGGCCAGGCATTTACTTAGAAGATTTATATGTCAAACCCGAAATGAGAGGAATGGGGATTGGGAAGACTATGCTTTCCTTTCTAGCGAAATTGGCGGTTGATCGGAAGTGCGGTAGATTAGAATGGTGGTGCCTAGACTGGAACAAACCCTCTATTCAATTTTACAAGCAATTAGGAGCGGTCCCTATGGATGAGTGGACTGTATACAGGGTCGATGATCAAGCTTTAAATCACTTAGCGAGGAATTTTGATGAGTAA
- a CDS encoding ABC transporter substrate-binding protein translates to MKKRLAVIISALMTLTLVFSLTACAPNKVADTSKPSVAKKKIGIVQIVEHPSLNTIRESLIKELQAKGFKDGENITIDYQNAQGDQTNLKTIAQKFASNKYDLIVAIATPSAQAVVNETKDIPILFSACTDPLGSGLVTNMEKPGANVTGTSDAVSAEKIMGLAKRITPDIKRIGAIYNSSETNSVSVINNLKDYAKKNNMSVVEATVTNSSDVQQSVTSLVGKVDAIFSPIDNTVASAMPVVTQVANKAKLPVYVGADSMVKDGGLATYGINYDVLGKETGDMAVEILNGKKAGDIPVKTMKDMDIYLNKSTAKEIGINFSDDVLKSATQVFGN, encoded by the coding sequence ATGAAAAAACGATTGGCGGTAATCATCTCAGCTCTAATGACCTTGACCTTAGTGTTTTCCTTAACGGCTTGTGCACCTAATAAGGTAGCAGACACCAGTAAACCATCCGTAGCGAAGAAGAAAATAGGGATTGTTCAAATTGTGGAACATCCTTCGCTGAACACGATTAGAGAGTCTCTAATCAAGGAATTACAGGCTAAGGGATTTAAAGACGGCGAAAACATTACGATCGACTATCAGAATGCCCAAGGTGACCAAACAAATCTGAAAACGATTGCTCAAAAATTCGCAAGTAATAAATATGATCTTATTGTTGCAATTGCTACCCCTTCGGCGCAGGCCGTTGTGAATGAAACCAAAGACATACCCATTCTTTTCTCGGCGTGTACTGATCCCTTGGGATCTGGTTTGGTGACCAATATGGAAAAACCAGGTGCCAATGTCACGGGTACATCGGATGCTGTCTCTGCAGAAAAAATTATGGGACTTGCCAAACGTATTACTCCAGATATCAAAAGAATCGGTGCAATATACAACTCCAGTGAAACCAATTCTGTATCCGTAATCAATAACTTAAAGGACTATGCAAAGAAAAACAATATGTCGGTAGTTGAAGCGACCGTCACAAACTCCTCGGACGTCCAGCAGTCAGTCACGTCTCTGGTAGGCAAAGTCGATGCTATCTTCTCGCCCATTGATAACACGGTAGCCTCAGCAATGCCAGTCGTGACGCAAGTGGCTAATAAAGCTAAACTACCTGTTTATGTTGGAGCGGATTCCATGGTTAAAGATGGAGGGCTTGCCACCTACGGAATTAATTATGATGTCTTAGGAAAAGAGACGGGAGATATGGCCGTGGAAATATTGAACGGTAAGAAAGCCGGGGATATTCCAGTGAAAACCATGAAAGATATGGATATTTACCTTAATAAGAGCACGGCGAAGGAAATCGGAATCAATTTCTCCGACGATGTCTTGAAATCTGCAACTCAAGTTTTTGGAAATTAA
- the cax gene encoding calcium/proton exchanger, whose product MKFLNLLLLAIPISILLRLMDYSPVLLFVAASLSIIPLSGYMGKATEEIAIYVGPRVGGLLNATFGNAAELIITIFALRAGLAEVVKASITGSIIGNLLLVLGLSMLLGGFKFKTQKFNRAAAGMHTSMLLMAVTGLIIPAVFINTHTNPAAEPLSLGVATVLMLIYLLSLIFSLHTHKDVFRPSLDHSETPKWSKLKALLILLIATFFVVIESEFLVGGIEPVVKTLGISELFIGVIVIPIIGNAAEHSTSVMMALKNKMEISLEIAIGSSTQIALFVAPLLVFIGYFMGRPLDLLFTGYELIVIIMGTVITAMISMDGRSNWLEGAQLLAAYAIMALAFLFV is encoded by the coding sequence ATGAAGTTTCTCAATCTATTACTTTTGGCTATTCCCATCAGCATTCTTCTGCGATTGATGGACTACTCGCCCGTCTTACTTTTTGTTGCTGCTAGTTTAAGCATAATTCCCCTTTCCGGGTATATGGGTAAAGCCACAGAAGAAATAGCAATCTATGTTGGTCCTAGAGTTGGAGGCTTGCTTAATGCCACTTTTGGCAACGCGGCAGAACTCATCATCACCATTTTCGCCTTAAGAGCGGGTCTAGCAGAAGTAGTCAAAGCCTCTATAACAGGATCTATCATCGGTAATCTTCTCCTGGTATTAGGGCTTAGCATGCTTCTAGGTGGTTTTAAGTTTAAAACTCAGAAATTTAATAGGGCAGCAGCTGGTATGCACACTTCGATGCTACTGATGGCAGTTACCGGACTGATCATTCCTGCAGTCTTTATTAACACACACACCAATCCCGCTGCAGAGCCCTTAAGCCTAGGAGTAGCTACAGTGTTGATGCTGATTTACTTACTAAGTCTAATATTTTCTCTTCATACACATAAGGACGTTTTTCGTCCCAGCCTAGACCATTCAGAAACTCCAAAGTGGTCAAAGTTAAAAGCCTTGCTGATTTTACTTATTGCCACGTTTTTTGTGGTCATTGAAAGTGAATTTCTGGTTGGAGGAATTGAACCTGTCGTAAAAACTCTGGGCATTAGCGAACTTTTCATTGGAGTCATAGTGATCCCCATCATCGGCAATGCTGCCGAGCACTCCACCAGCGTAATGATGGCCTTAAAAAACAAAATGGAAATCAGTCTAGAAATCGCCATCGGTTCCAGTACTCAAATAGCGCTCTTCGTTGCCCCCCTGCTGGTATTTATAGGATATTTCATGGGCCGACCTCTTGATTTGCTCTTTACAGGATATGAACTCATCGTCATTATCATGGGTACCGTGATTACCGCAATGATTAGTATGGATGGGCGCTCCAACTGGCTTGAAGGTGCACAGCTTCTGGCAGCCTACGCTATCATGGCTTTAGCCTTCCTTTTCGTCTAA
- a CDS encoding bifunctional 3-deoxy-7-phosphoheptulonate synthase/chorismate mutase, whose translation MKDLRLAGLNSERSTIEVNGVTIGGKEIILIGGPCAVESSIQMSQAAETVKRAGGKILRGGVFKPRTSPYSFQGLGQEGLNYLVQAAKEQGLLCVTEVTDAPSLDLVVDKVDIIQIGARNMQNFELLKLAGKINKPIILKRGLSATIEEWLLAAEYILAAGNPHVILCERGIRTFEPSTRNTLDLSAVVVAKELSHLPVIVDPSHAAGRRDLISSLSKAALAAGADGLLIEMHPNPIEAVSDGPQSLYPEEFVQLARELGVVAESVKRVFLGGEGNLESLRTSINDIDQSIIELLAARMQLVNKLSSQKRLDRVKDASREKEIIQRLVNLATDLQLPSELVKRIYSLIFEFGVQSQIKSRLAQEKKLDLSFYPTGSK comes from the coding sequence ATGAAAGATTTGAGATTAGCAGGACTGAATTCTGAGCGGAGTACCATTGAGGTTAATGGGGTAACTATTGGCGGAAAAGAAATTATTCTAATAGGTGGGCCTTGTGCTGTAGAATCGAGTATCCAGATGAGCCAGGCTGCCGAGACGGTAAAAAGGGCAGGAGGAAAGATCCTGCGTGGTGGGGTTTTTAAACCGCGCACCTCTCCCTATAGTTTCCAAGGTTTGGGGCAAGAGGGACTCAATTATTTGGTTCAAGCCGCTAAAGAACAGGGCCTACTGTGTGTAACTGAAGTGACAGATGCTCCAAGCCTTGACTTAGTGGTTGACAAGGTCGACATAATTCAAATAGGTGCCCGAAATATGCAGAATTTCGAGCTTCTTAAATTAGCTGGCAAAATCAATAAGCCAATTATCCTGAAAAGGGGCTTGTCTGCAACCATCGAGGAATGGTTGTTGGCCGCCGAATATATTTTAGCTGCTGGTAATCCTCATGTTATCCTTTGTGAACGGGGAATTCGCACCTTTGAACCCAGTACCAGGAATACCTTGGATTTAAGTGCCGTTGTAGTCGCCAAAGAACTTTCTCATCTACCAGTTATTGTTGATCCAAGTCACGCAGCGGGCAGAAGAGACTTGATATCATCCTTATCGAAGGCTGCACTTGCCGCTGGCGCGGATGGTTTGTTGATTGAGATGCACCCTAATCCGATCGAGGCTGTAAGCGATGGACCTCAGTCTCTATACCCAGAAGAGTTTGTCCAATTAGCCCGAGAACTTGGTGTGGTCGCCGAATCAGTCAAGAGAGTCTTCTTGGGTGGAGAGGGTAACCTCGAATCCCTGCGAACAAGTATTAATGACATTGATCAAAGTATCATCGAACTATTAGCGGCTCGCATGCAGCTCGTAAATAAATTAAGCTCTCAAAAACGACTGGATCGGGTCAAGGATGCAAGCCGGGAAAAAGAAATTATTCAGCGTTTAGTTAACTTGGCCACAGATCTACAACTTCCTTCAGAATTAGTAAAAAGAATTTATTCATTAATTTTTGAGTTTGGAGTTCAATCTCAAATTAAAAGTAGACTTGCTCAGGAAAAAAAATTAGACCTATCGTTCTACCCCACAGGAAGTAAATGA